Proteins encoded in a region of the Balaenoptera musculus isolate JJ_BM4_2016_0621 chromosome 5, mBalMus1.pri.v3, whole genome shotgun sequence genome:
- the METAP1 gene encoding methionine aminopeptidase 1 translates to MAAVETRVCETDGCSSEAKLQCPTCIKLGIQGSYFCSQECFKGSWATHKLLHKKAKDEKAKRESVSPWTVEGDIKTDPWAGYRYTGKLRPHYPLMPTRPVPSYIQRPDYADHPLGMSESEQALKGTSQIKLLSSEDIEGMRLVCRLAREVLDIAAGMIKPGVTTEEIDHAVHLACIARNCYPSPLNYYNFPKSCCTSVNEVICHGIPDRRPLQEGDIVNVDITLYRNGYHGDLNETFFVGDVDEGARKLVQTTYECLMQAIDAVKPGVRYRELGNIIQKHAQANGFSVVRSYCGHGIHKLFHTAPNVPHYAKNKAVGVMKPGHVFTIEPMICEGGWQDETWPDGWTAVTRDGKRSAQFEHTLLVTDTGCEILTRRLDSARPHFMSQF, encoded by the exons GAATGTTTTAAAGGAAGCTGGGCTACTCACAAGTTACTACATAAGAAAGCAA AAGATGAAAAGGCCAAGCGAGAATCTGTGTCTCCCTGGACTGTGGAAGGTGATATCAAGACTGACCCATGGGCAGGTTATCGATACACTGGTAAACTCAGACCACATTATCCACTG atGCCAACAAGACCAGTGCCAAGTTATATTCAAAGACCAGATTATGCTGATCACCCTTTAG GAATGTCTGAATCTGAGCAGGCTCTTAAAGGTACTTCTCAAATTAAGTTACTCTCATCTGAAGATATAGAAGGGATGCGGCTCGTATGTAGG CTTGCCAGAGAAGTACTGGACATTGCTGCTGGGATGATTAAACCAGGTGTAACTACTGAAGAAATAGATCATGCTGTACACTTa gCATGCATTGCAAGAAATTGCTATCCTTCTCCCCTGAATTATTATAATTTCCCAAAGTCTTGTTGTACTTCAGTGAATGAAGTGATCTGCCATGGAATTCCAGACAGACGGCCCTTGCAAGAAGGTGATATTGTTAATG TGGACATCACTCTTTATCGCAATGGTTATCATGGGGACCTGAATGAGACGTTTTTTGTTGGAGACGTGGATGAGGGAGCTCGGAAACTGGTTCAGACCACGTATGAGTGCCTGATGCAAGCCATTGATGCAG tgaAACCTGGTGTTCGATACAGAGAATTGGGAAACATTATTCAGAAGCATGCCCAAGCAAATGGATTTTCAGTTGTTCGAAGCTATTGTGGGCATGGAATCCACAAGCTTTTTCATACGGCCCCCAATGTACCCCACTATGCCA aaaataaagcagtTGGAGTGATGAAGCCCGGCCACGTATTTACAATTGAACCCATGATTTGTGAAG gcgGATGGCAGGATGAAACCTGGCCGGATGGCTGGACAGCAGTGACGAGAGATGGGAAACGGTCTGCCCAGTTCGAGCACACCCTGCTGGTCACGGACACTGGCTGTGAAATCCTAACCCGGCGACTCGATAGCGCGCGGCCTCACTTCATGTCCCAATTTTAA
- the LOC118895606 gene encoding macrophage migration inhibitory factor-like: MSIFLVNTNVPRASVPDGLLSDLTQQLAQATGKPAQYVTLHVVPDQLPAFGSSSEPRALCSLHSIGKIGGAQNRSDSKLL; this comes from the coding sequence ATGTCGATATTCCTGGTGAACACCAACGTGCCCCGCGCCTCTGTGCCGGACGGGCTCCTCTCCGATCTCACCCAGCAGCTGGCGCAGGCCACGGGCAAGCCGGCGCAGTACGTCACGCTGCACGTGGTCCCGGACCAGCTCCCGGCTTTCGGGAGCTCCAGCGAGCCGCGCGCGCTCTGCAGCCTGCACAGCATCGGCAAGATCGGCGGCGCGCAGAACCGCTCCGACAGCAAGCTGCTGTGA